The segment AGGAGAGCCGGAACGTCCGCAACAATATGAAGCGGGCCGAGGACGGGCGCTTTTTCCCATGCATGGTATGCGCTCGCCAGCGAATACGGTATGTCGGATATGACCTGGCCTTGCGCGAGCATATGAACTACCTGATCGTGTCCTCTTAGCGCGCTCAAGAAATCCATGGTAATGTATTCCGGAAGCACCCATCCGATTCCTGCCAAAAATCCGGTGAAATAGTCCGACCACGAGATTGCAACTGCGATATTGCCGATCGCATATTCCATCAAAAGATCCCAGCCTATGATCCACGCAATCAATTCTCCAAAAGACGCATATGCGTAAGTATATGCGCTTCCTGCGACGGGAATCATGGACGCAAATTCAGCATAACACATGGCAGAAAATCCGCACGCAATAGCGGTAAAAACAAAAAGCAAAGAAACTGCCGGGCCTCCGCTTGCTGCGGCGTTTCCTATCGTACTGAAAATTCCGGCACCGACTACCGCCGCAATTCCAAATGCAGTCAGATCGCGCACCGTAAGCGTTCGATTCAGCTTCGCGCCATGAGATTCTTCCAATAATCCTTTTTCCGCTTCATCCAGAATATGCTGCACCGATTTGGTGCGGAATAAATTTTTGAGCATCCTGATTCCGTTCGTTTTATGAACTTACGCTGTTAAAATTATTAACAAAGTTGAAATATAGAAATGCGTTTAAAAAAATATTGATGGGGACGGCAAAAAAGTTTAAGTAATTCGCCGTTTTATAGCAAGCAATTATTGAAATGGGTTAGAATTACGAGTTCTTTATTATGAAAAATTTCTGACTCGAGCTTCAGCCCTATGTTACGTGTTCAGAGAAGGGTGCTCTTCGGGCACCCATTCTCCTTACACGTTAACTGATCAAAAAAATTGATAACACGTTACTAAAAAGTCAAACGCAGACTGGCGCCGGGTCTGCCTTTATCCATCATGGTCATACCCACATCGAATCCTTGGGCTTTATTGTGGTTGCGTACACACTTGCGCGCATCAAATAATTGCCAGATGTAAACACCAACGCCGACAACGGCTGCGGAGGCGACTGCGGCCACTTCGCCATTGCTCAATTTCTTGATCTTGGTGGTGCGAACTTCATAATCGTCTCCTTCTATATCGGTGACAATGACCTTTCGCTCTGCGGCAATTCCGGTGACCACACCGGCGCAAATGGCTTCGGTAAATGCGATACCGATTCCCCGCCAGGTCTTACCGGCATAGATCTGCCCGAAACCGGGCGCGCCTAACGAAAGAATGACCCCCAGACGCTCGTCTTTTTGGATCTTCTGTTGGGCATTCGTCGACGACGAAACCGTGAAAAGGATAATCAATAATACCGACAACCAAATAAACGGGCGTTTGCGTTCCGGTCGTTGTTTTAATTCCCTGAAATCATGCATATATTTTTTCCTTTTATTAATTTAAATTAAATGCGCCTTTTATACGCGCCGCATCAAAAATGGTTTCATGTTTCTATTTAAGCGAATACAGCTATGGACATTTCATAAACGTATTTTCCAATTCGGACATATCACGCCCTGGAATCGGCATTTGACGTAATGAAATTCTAAAGTCGCTAACAAGGCTCTCGATAAGTCTAATTTTAGTCAATGATACTAATTACTTGTTCAGAAATTTCCTCCAATGATTTCAATTTCACATCGGCAATATCGTATTTCGTGTGATCCCACACGCAGTGTTCCGGAATACAAATCGTCTTCATACGAGCGGCTTTCGCTGCGATCAGTCCGTTAAACGAATCTTCTATAGCAAGGCAGGATGTGGGATCAACATTCAACAATTTGGCTGCAGTAAGATAAATCGCCGGATGCGGCTTGCCGTACATCTCGTTTTCCCCGGAATGAATTATTTCAAATTCGGAATGCAAATTGAACTTGCTCAAAACAGCATTAATCAAAACCATATCGGAAGAAGACGCCAGAGCAATTTTTATTTTTTTATTCTTAAAAAACCGAAGGGCGTATTTAACGCCGGAAATAAGTTCGCCGCGCTGATTCACCAAGTTAATAACGCCCATTACAATTTCATCCTGGACCTGTTTCAGCCGCATCCCGTTCCACGGACAGCGCCGGTACCAGTGTTGTACCACTTCATCAATTCGTAAGCCGATCGTTTGACGGCACATATCGTCGGTAATATCGATTCCTACTTTTTTAAAAACCACTTTCTCGGCAGCCTGCCAGAATGGTTCCGAATCGATCAAAATGCCGTCCATATCAAAGATCACGGCTTCAATCATGATAACGATTCTCGCAATTTTTTGTCCGCCAGAATTTCCATTGCGTGCGACGCCTTGAGTTTCTTATCGCCATGTTCGATATACACAGGCCCGATCTGCGAGGCAACGATCATCGCTTCCATATTCAGCAGTTTATTCCGCTGTCCTATTGCAATCAGCGCCTCGTACATCGCCTGCCGCGCCCGGTTTTCCATCAATTGAATTTCTTTTCCTATGGCGTGCAGATGCTGAATGAATTCGTCATCAGAAAGACTTTCCTTCTCATGTGCGATGTAAGACATTACAGTATACCCGCAACGCCTCACATATTCTTCGTTGGAATTGATCCATTGAAGCATCTTCAATTTTGCAAATGATGACAGCGCCACCACGTTACCAACAAACTCATCGGCAACTGCATAATAATGAATCCGCGTAATCCAATCGTCCATTAAGCTTTCGTTTATCGCATTCTGTTCGACGATCATCGTCGCGAGTATTTGCGCATCGATGTTATTCGATTTCCATAATTCCAGAGCTAAGCGCTGATCGGAACCTATTTTTTTTTTTAGTCTTTTGAATTGCGCAGTACTCACGCCGAAATAATTACCCGTCGCGCCGTGTAAAACGTAAGCCGCACGTAATTTCTCAGTCCCAACCCGTTCCAACGCTGCCATTGTTTCCTGAAACGTCACGGTTTGCCTTTCTTTGATGCAATGCGTCCCAATTCTGTGATGGCCGACAAGTGGTGGTCATCGTGCTCTGCCGTAAAATACACCATATCCACCACGCGCATCGGTCTTTGGATACGCGGATGAAGTGCGATGACCTGATGAGTTTCATCGTCGAGACTCTCAAGCCGGTGTATAAACCGGTTTCGCGACTCGCGAAAAGCCTTTAGTATGTTGTCTATGGTATTCCGGTTATGATTGGCATCGTGCGTTTTTCGATTCGTTCCGTCCCAGGCGCGCAGCGTCTTTGCGCGGAAAATAAAATCATCCACACGCCCGCTGTGGAGTTCGTCCAGATCGAGTAAATGTCCGGCATGTTCCTGAATTGACCAACCGTGTTCCGGCTTAACAGTCAGTATTCCTTTCGGCATTCCGCGCAACAATTCTTCCAATCGCGCCGGCGTGCCGCGGATACGTTCCATAAAATTAGGAAACATTCCTAAAGGATAACCCAACTCAAAATTTCGTTCGATCCATTTTATTCTTGTGATCATAATGCAGCCCGCAGCATTTTATTATTTTGAACTGACCTTTTTTCAGTGGCGTTATTTACATTATTTCCATTTCAACTGTTTTTTCTTTTTTGAAGGTCGCCAGACCCACCATCATCAACAGCGCCGTTGCAATGATGACAAAAAACAAGACCCCTTCATTGAAATTCTTCAATAAAAGCCATTCGGGAATACTGTAAAACAGGATAATGGTAATCAACCCTCTGGGCATCAAAAATAGTTCCGGGAATAGATTTCCTTTTAAAAAACTTTTCAAATACAGAAAACGTACCGCCAGCAAAACCAGAATGATGGCCGTTCCCATCATGACAACTTCGGGATGGGTCAAAGAAATAATGTCTATGGAGTAGCCAAACAAAATAAAAAAGAAGGTTCTTATCAGAAAAGCCGACTCGGCAGTAATGGAACGCATTTGTTCCAACAAGCCGGGTAATATGGATAAGTCGACATGTTTTGTAACGATAGCCGGGACAGAGGAAAAGTTATTAATCAAAATCCCAAAGACTAGAATAAGCAGTAGTGAAGGCAGATGATATATTTTTCCTATCCCATACAACATCAACAGCAGCGCAAAAATCATAAAAAACTTAATATGCGTTTTGATCCGCGCAAGCGTAAAGAAAAGCAAAAATGAAGCAACAAGAGAAATGAGAATCACTAAAATCAAAGTGCCGCCAAACGTTACCAAAGAGCCGAGTTTAAGGACGCGCTCGGTGATGAGAAAGTTAAATAGCATAATACCGATGATGTCGGAAAAAGAAGCCTCGTATACTAGAAACTCTTTTTTATCAGGCGCCAAATGCACAACCGTCGGAATCACGATAGCGCTGCTGATGATAGAAAAAGGAATTGAGTACACCAGACAAATCCGAAAAGGCTGCTCCATCCAATAGTACAAAACACCGGCGAGTAAAAAACTCGATATAAACAAAATGAGTAATGCCGATAGGAATGAATTCCGAATGAGCGGCACACGTTCTTTGGTTAATTTTAAATCTAACGATGCTTCCAGAACGATCATGATCAGCCCGAGTGTGCCCAAAAACTCCACATACGGCCGTATTTTTTCCAGATAAATGCCTGTATACGCCGATGTTTGGCTCAAGGCAACTCCTGTGGCCATCAAAAGCAAAACGGATGGAATTTTTGACCATCGGCTGAATTGATCAAAGAGATACGAGGCTAGAACAAGCCCGCTCAGGATAATGATAGTTGTATTGGTATTAATGTCCACGAAACCCTGGTCGTTATTGATTTTTTAGATCTATGACCCGATATAGGTCAGTCCTGCGATCATGCCAATTCAGCACGCTGCCTGTTTGTCGGTTTTTCTTCAGCAGTTCCAGATCAACTTCATCCACAATGATCGTTTCCACATTCGGCGTCGCTTCGGATTGGATCGCATCGCGCGTAAACGGAATATCCGAAGGCGAAAATATGGCCGATTGTGCGTAATGCACGTCCAGATTTTTCACATCGGGAAGGTTTCCTACGCTGCCGGCGATAGCAACATACACATGGTTTTCAATGCAGCGCGCCTGGGCGCAGTAACGCACGCGAAGATAGCCATATCTCTCATCCGTGCAGAACGGAACAAAAATGATCTGCGCGCCTTGTTCTACAGCCATCCGGCTCAGTTCGGGAAATTCAATATCATAACATATCTGAATGGATATTTTCCCTTTGTCTGTATCAAATACTCTTAATTCATTTCCTGCCTTGACGCCCCACCACACCTTTTCATTCGGCGTGATATGCAGTTTGTACTGTTTGTCCAAAGTACCGTCTCTTCGAAAGAGATGAGATATATTATAAAGATCATCTCCTTCGACGGTAAAATGAGACCCTCCGATAATATTGATATTATATTTTATGGACAAACGATTGAACAGTTCGAGATAATTGGAAGTAAATTTCGCCAACTGGCGAATGGCTAAGGCCGGCCGGTCTGATGGAAGAAAAGATAACAGCTGGGTTGTAAACATTTCCGGAAATACTATAAAGTCCGATTTATAATCGGATGCGACGTCGACAAAATATTCAACTTGCCTGGCAAAATCATCGAAACCGTTTATCGACCTCATTTGATATTGCACGGCGCAAATTCTTACCGGCGCGACGCGAGCCCATTTAAGCGATTTGTGAGGAACGTAATCCAGATTGGTCCACTCCAAAAAAGTCGCAAATCCTCTTGACGCGGCATCGGACGTCATATAATTAGGGATCAATCTCTTCAACACGAACCCATTTGAAATTTGCGTGGTCAATACGGGGTCAATAAGTTTTTTATCAATGACTTTGTCTACATATTCACGCGCTTCCATTTGATCCGCATAATTATCGTACCCGGGTATGCGGCCGCCGATAACGATGCGCATCAGGTTAAACTCTCGCGCAACCTCTTTGCGGGCCTCGTATAGCCGTCGCGCCAATTTTAATCCCCGATATTCGGGGTCCACCATTATTTCTATCCCGTATAGCGTGTCTCCCTTGGAATCATGATTACGTATGAACCCTTCATCTGCAATTTCCCGCCAACTGTGCCATTCCGAATACAAATCAAAATTAAGGATGAGACTGCTTGATGAAGCGACGATCTTCGATTCATATTCTACGCAGATCTGACCTTGAGGAAAAACAGCCAATTGACTTTGAAACTGTTCCTGGCTCCACGGTTTCATACCCGGAAAACACTTCAGCTGCAGTTCCGTGACCTTCCCATAGTCTTCATAGGTAAGATTTCGTGTAACAATCTTTTTCTCAAAATCTTTTAAATACATAGGCATCCCTTGTAGATTATCGGATTATAAAGAACGATAGAGTATACGAATTTAGCGGTTTTGTTGAAAGAACTTTTAAATTAGCATACCTTTCAATGCATTCGAAGCACTTTCGCTCCGCGGGTATGTTTATATTTCAATTCAATCAAAGCGCGATTGGCGTCTTCAAGAGGAAATTCCAGGACCTCCGGCTTGATTAGAATTTCTGAGGCCAGTTGTAAAAATTCCGATACATCGTTTCGTGCCACATTTGCAACACTTTTGATTTCCTTTTCCATCCAAAGATGCCGCGCATAATCCAGCTGCAGCAAGCAATTTTTATCATCATGCTCCTTGCGGATTGCATTAATAACGAGCCGGCCGCCGGCTTTCAAATTCTTCATCGCTTCTACAACCGGTTTCCACGCAGGTGTGGAATCAATAACCGCGTTCATCATTTCCGGTGACGATTGCATTATATCGCCGGCCCATACGGCTCCTAGTTCAATTGCGAAATTACGCTCTTCCTCGCTTCGGGCAAAAACAAATATTTTTGATTCGGGAAACTGATGCTTCACGAGTTGGATCACAATATGCGCTGAAGCCCCGAATCCGGTCAGCCCCAGATTCTGGCCGTTTTTCAAGCCGGTCAAACGCAGTGAGCGGTATCCGATGGCGCCCGCGCAGAGCAGAGGCGCCGCTTCCGCATCGGAAAAAATGTCCGGGATCTTGTAGGCAAATTGTTCATCGACGGCCATATATTCCGCATAACCCCCGTCGGCGTCCCGGCCCGTCGCCCTAAAATGTTCACATAAGTTTTCTGTTCCGTTTGTGCAGAAAACACACTTCCCGCAGGTCGAAAAAATCCATGCGACACCAACACGATCCCCTATTTCGAAAAGAAAGGCATTTTTCCCTTTTTGCTCAATCCGGCCAATAACCTGATGCCCGGGAATTACCGGGAAACGCGTGGGAGGCGTTCTTCCTTCGATTTCATCCAGTTCCGTATGACACACACCGCACACTGAAATCCGGATCAAAATTTCTTTATCTCCCGCCTGCGGCTGTGGAACGGCCGCCATCATTAATGGATTTGAATTTTCAATTAATGCGGCAGTCTTATTTAAAATCATCGCTTTCATGATTATTCAATCAAATAGGGTTTGGTTAATTTTCGTGCAGTATACACACCGAAATTAATGAAACGAACACTCCGGACTTGCAGTAACTCTTTCTGCGACGAACTCGCCTTCATTTGTTTTTTCTGAAAACCGGAAAAATAAAAGACGTTAATTTCTTGTATTCGGTATAAGTCGAGCCGAAGCGCGCTTCGAGTTCTTTTTCTTCAATCAGCTTGATGTACGCAGATGCTACCAAAATAAATATCAGGCACATCATGATTCCCGATGGAGAAGCCGCCCAGATCGCTAACCCGACGTAGGCAGTAAAAACACCAAGAATCATCGGGTTTCGACAGAAACGGTACGGCCCGGTAATGATCAGACTTTGTGTCGGCATAAATGGGGACGGCGTTCCACGCCCCAAAACGAATTGTGTCCACACCGTCCATAGTCCCATCCAGGCTCCCACTATCGTGCAAACAAGCCCAATTAATCCATTCCAATAACCCCAATGAAAAAGCGGCAGCTCACAAGACCGATCCGCCGTGATCGACGCAGAGAGGAACAAAACAGGAAGGAAGATGCAAAAAAATATCAGGGCCGGAATCACCAGCGTTAATCTTTGTTTCGGGCTGTATTCCTTTTGTGCCCAATGCTCGAATTGTTTCAATTTCATTTTGAAACCGCCGATCAGGATACCGATCTTATCGGATAAATGTACCTTTAGCCCGTTTGGAGATCATGAAATAGACAGTCCACAGCAGAAACCAAACCGCACCGATGGTAAATTCACCAATGCGAAATTTCGGCGCGGCGCCCGCTATCTCCGACGGCAACCATTGCGTGATCGTGCCGTTAACCGCCACAAAGAACATATTGAAAAGAAATAAAATAATGATGAGAATAGGCGCACTTTTTCTTCGTTGAAAAAAATACACCGGTACGACCAATGAGTACAGAAGAAATACTACGTTCAGAACCACTTCAAAAGCGGCGATCGATTCAGGAATACTTTGATACGCCGGAAAAGAAACGCTTAGGATTACGTACAAAATGCGAATGGGATTAAGAATGAGCATGATGGCAACGAGAATGAGAACGCCGCCGATCCGATCATAGGGAGTTTGGTTGGATTCCATAGCCTGCCTCCTTTAGAATAGAAAATAATCTCTATGGAAATAAATTTTTAAAATAACACCATTTACAGTAAATGTACATCTCTCATTTTCCGGAAGCAATAATTTAATTAAGCAGCCATGAAGGATGTCTGCGTTTACGTAATAATACGTATTGTAAGGAAGTTGTTTAATCGTTAACCATACTTGAAAAATAAACAGGTCTGAAAAATGAACATTCTTCTCTCCGGCGCAAACGGATACATCGGACGACGCCTGCTGACGACATTAGTCGAAAAAGGACACAGAGTGTATTGTGCGGTTCGAGATCCGGCGAGACTTCATATACCGCATTCCATTCGGGATAAAGTTGAGGTTGTCGTCTGCGACATGACTGTACGCGAAACATTCGACAACCTGCCGCAATGGATCGACGCCGCCTATTATCTCGTTCACTCCATGGCGCAATCCGACGGCCATTTTGGAGATCTGGAGAAGGTTTGCGCGGAAAACTTTGCCAACTGGGTCCGGACAAGCCATGCGCGCCAGATTATTTATCTCGGCGGTATTGCAAATGATCCGAGTTTGTCGCATCATCTGTCTTCCCGTGTCGGCGTGGAATCTATACTGCGCTCATCCGGCGTCCCGCTTACTGTGCTGCGCGCAGCCATTATTATCGGATCCGGAAGCGCTTCGTTTGAGATTATCCGCGACCTAGTTGAAAAACTACCTATCATGATCACGCCGAAATGGCTTCGTTCACGCTGTCAACCGATCGCCATCCGCGACGTGGTACGTTATCTCAACTCCGTTCTCCATCATCCGCTCGCCTATGATAAGGTGTTTGACATCGGCGGTCCGGACATTCTAAGCTACAAGGAAATGCTGATGCAGTTTGCCAAAGTTCGCGGTTATCGACGTTATATCATTACCATTCCGGTTCTGACCCCTCGCTTATCATCATACTGGCTATATTTTGTAACCGCCACGTCATTTCCCCTTGCTAAAGCGCTTGTTGACAGCATGAAAAACGAAGTCGTATGCGCCGTTGGAAATATTACTGAGCTGGACGCAACGCCCTGTATATCGTTTGATGAATCCATACGGCGCGCATTTACACGAATCGAGCAAAACGAAGTTATTTCAAGCTGGACCGATGCTCTGTCCAATTCACGATTTGAACCTGAATTTAAGGAATATATTCAGATTCCTGAATTTGGCTGCCTCTCAGATGAACGAGTAATTTCGGTTGCGAACGTTCTACAGGCCGTTGAAAATATTTGGCAGATCGGAGGAAAGCGCGGGTGGTATTACATGAATTTTTTGTGGGTAATCCGCGGCATGATTGATAAGATATTTGGCGGCGTCGGATTGCGGCGCGGTCGGCGCCATCCGTCAGAGATTCAAACGGGCGATACGCTGGATTTTTGGCGCGTCATATTGGCCGATAAAGTTTCGCGGCGCTTACTTTTGTATGCAGAAATGAAACTGCCGGGAGAGGCGTGGCTTGAGTTCCGATTTGAGGGCGAGACGCTTATTCAAAAAGCGACCTTTCGTCCGAGAGGACTATTGGGAAGATTGTATTGGTACGGAATTTATCCACTGCACGTGATGGTATTCCGGGGAATGCTGAAGCGAATTGTAACCTATCGGCCCTAACCGATACTCAAATTTTTTTACCCATTTTTATTTTTATTTTCTCTAAATGCTTTTGGTATATCGCCAGGTTAGGATCGGAAATTTTTTTTCCTTGAAGACATGCCCGTTCACAGTTTTTCAAAGCCAGCTCCATCTCGTCAAAAGCTTCATACGCATCCGCCATGCTGTCATACACATTAGCCGATTCCGGATGACTGCTGATATTAAATTGAAATACTTTGATTGCTTCCGCCGTCTGCAGGTTTCCTAAAAGCACATAACCGAGAGAGTTAATAATTCGCTCCGACGGTTCGACCTTGTAGCCGAACCGTGCCGATAATCCGGCATAATGCTGCTCCAAACCAGCGAGCCCTTTGAATGCTGCCGACAACGGATAGGACCATCCGGTGTACATCCATTCAAGCCCGTCATAAATCGATCTGTGCGGAGTAGTGCCGTGATTTTCTTTATCCATCGATTGGTATTTCCACGAAAACCCCGGAGGCGCATTCCTTTCCAATACCGTAACAAAACTGTCCATAGGGCTCTGCATCTGAATTCCTTCATTTCCCAGCGCGACATATAACATTTTTTTGAAATCACGATGCGATCTCAAAAACGACTCGGCGTGCTTGACCTCTTCCCACTTATTCCACCATAACGAAGGACTAACGGCGATGTAAGCATCGAATACGTCCGGTTTGTTTAACATGGTATGAATGGCAAAGAGGCCGCCGAACGAATGCCCGATAAGGATCTCAAATGGATCGGTCCTGTATTTTTTTTGAACAAATGGTTTCAGTTCGTCGGTAAGGAATTGCAAAAATTGATCCGAACCGCCTGCCGTAGGCTGTTGCTTGTCTGACGAATCCGGTTTAGGCGTAAGGTCACGCGTTCGATCGGTATTATGTATTCCAACAACGACCATATCCGGCATAACCCCTTGTTGCGCAAGAAAGCGTACGATACCGGTTACGTGATGAAAATGATCGGGGCCGTCCAATAGATAGACAACGGAATATTTCGTCTGAGTCAGTTTGTAATCCGGCGGGACATAAACCGTAATGCTCCTGTCTTCATTCAATACTTTCGAATGAATCTTAGCGGTCTCACCGATTACGATCTTATTGTTCTGAGCAGAAATGTTTCCGTCATTAAGAAACTGGATTATGAGCAAAACCAATAATCTTTTTACGGTTAATGTTCCGTATTTGATACTCATGGATGAAAACCCTCAACTACTATCATTTTTGTTTTCGCCGTTCGTTGTCGAATAGCCTTAGCATCGGCATATTCAGGAGAACTCCACCATTGTTTTGCGCTTTCCACGTCTGAAAACTCAAGAACGACTATCCGTCCGTGAGTCCAATCGCCTTCGAGCGTTTCCGTTGCGCCGCCTCGTACAATAAATCTTCCGCCGTATGCTGCAATGGTTGCAGGTGTAAGTTTCTTATACTCTTCATACTCTTTCGGATCGGTGATCTCAATGTCTACAATGACGTAAGCGGACATGGCTAATTCCTTTCAATGAAGATTCGGCTATACAGTGTGTAAAATTACTTTAGTAAATCCTATGACCCATATTGGGCATTCTGATAGCTTGCGAACTTGGGGGTTCTAACAAGTATTACTATTTTAATTAAATTGTTATCCTCCGGCCATCGCTCCGACAATCAGGAAAGGTTCATCACCCTTCACCACTGCATCGGGCAGGGCGGCATCGGGCGAGTTGTGGGATAAGTCTTCGCCGCAAGCAAAGAACCTGACGAACGGCCTACGCTTTAGCGTGGAATGGTCCCGGATCGTACCGCGCAACACAGGATACAACGACTCTAGCGTATCCAATATTGAACGCTGCGTGCAAGGTTCTTTGACATCGATCTCGATCTCTCGCGGAATATTCGCAAGATTACCGAGATGGTATGGGATCATTATGCGCATCATTTCAATGTTTGCACCTCCACACTCAACACGGAAGGGAGATTCTCGGCAATGGCAAACCAGGAATCTCCGGAATTAGCCGAAGCGTAAACCTGGCCGCCGGTAGTACCGAAATAAATTCCGCATTTATCCATGGAATCAACCGACATCGCATCGCGCAGAATATTGACGTAACAATTTTTTTGCGGCAGTCCTTTGGTGAGCGCCTGCCATTTATTGCCGCCCGTCTTGCTGCGATATACGCGCAGTTTCCCGTCGGGGGGGAAATGTTCGGAATCACTTTTGATCGGCACAACATAAATGGTTTCGGGCTCATGCGCGTGCACCGCAATGGGAAATCCGAAATCGGTGGGCAGATTCCCGCTAATCTCGCGCCACTCCTCTCCGGCGTTGTCCGTACGCATCACATCCCAGTGTTTCTGCATAAAAATGACGTCGGGTCTCGAGTGATGCATGGCAATATTATGTACGCAGTGCCCGACTTCCGCCGCAGGATCGGGAAGTTCATACAGCGATTTCAATCCGTTGTTGATCGGTTTCCACGTTTGTCCTCCGTCGTCGGTGCGGAAGGCGCCGGCAGCCGAGATGGCGATGAACATGCGTTTAGGATTGTTTGGATCAAGGAGGATCGTATGTAAGCCCATGCCGCCCGCGCCTGGCTGCCAAAGATGGCCTTTCGCATTGCGAAGGCCGGGCAGTTCTTCCCACGATT is part of the bacterium genome and harbors:
- a CDS encoding DinB family protein, which encodes MITRIKWIERNFELGYPLGMFPNFMERIRGTPARLEELLRGMPKGILTVKPEHGWSIQEHAGHLLDLDELHSGRVDDFIFRAKTLRAWDGTNRKTHDANHNRNTIDNILKAFRESRNRFIHRLESLDDETHQVIALHPRIQRPMRVVDMVYFTAEHDDHHLSAITELGRIASKKGKP
- the hxpB gene encoding hexitol phosphatase HxpB codes for the protein MIEAVIFDMDGILIDSEPFWQAAEKVVFKKVGIDITDDMCRQTIGLRIDEVVQHWYRRCPWNGMRLKQVQDEIVMGVINLVNQRGELISGVKYALRFFKNKKIKIALASSSDMVLINAVLSKFNLHSEFEIIHSGENEMYGKPHPAIYLTAAKLLNVDPTSCLAIEDSFNGLIAAKAARMKTICIPEHCVWDHTKYDIADVKLKSLEEISEQVISIID
- a CDS encoding GNAT family N-acetyltransferase, which translates into the protein MYLKDFEKKIVTRNLTYEDYGKVTELQLKCFPGMKPWSQEQFQSQLAVFPQGQICVEYESKIVASSSSLILNFDLYSEWHSWREIADEGFIRNHDSKGDTLYGIEIMVDPEYRGLKLARRLYEARKEVAREFNLMRIVIGGRIPGYDNYADQMEAREYVDKVIDKKLIDPVLTTQISNGFVLKRLIPNYMTSDAASRGFATFLEWTNLDYVPHKSLKWARVAPVRICAVQYQMRSINGFDDFARQVEYFVDVASDYKSDFIVFPEMFTTQLLSFLPSDRPALAIRQLAKFTSNYLELFNRLSIKYNINIIGGSHFTVEGDDLYNISHLFRRDGTLDKQYKLHITPNEKVWWGVKAGNELRVFDTDKGKISIQICYDIEFPELSRMAVEQGAQIIFVPFCTDERYGYLRVRYCAQARCIENHVYVAIAGSVGNLPDVKNLDVHYAQSAIFSPSDIPFTRDAIQSEATPNVETIIVDEVDLELLKKNRQTGSVLNWHDRRTDLYRVIDLKNQ
- a CDS encoding zinc-dependent alcohol dehydrogenase family protein is translated as MKAMILNKTAALIENSNPLMMAAVPQPQAGDKEILIRISVCGVCHTELDEIEGRTPPTRFPVIPGHQVIGRIEQKGKNAFLFEIGDRVGVAWIFSTCGKCVFCTNGTENLCEHFRATGRDADGGYAEYMAVDEQFAYKIPDIFSDAEAAPLLCAGAIGYRSLRLTGLKNGQNLGLTGFGASAHIVIQLVKHQFPESKIFVFARSEEERNFAIELGAVWAGDIMQSSPEMMNAVIDSTPAWKPVVEAMKNLKAGGRLVINAIRKEHDDKNCLLQLDYARHLWMEKEIKSVANVARNDVSEFLQLASEILIKPEVLEFPLEDANRALIELKYKHTRGAKVLRMH
- a CDS encoding sodium:proton exchanger, encoding MNNDQGFVDINTNTTIIILSGLVLASYLFDQFSRWSKIPSVLLLMATGVALSQTSAYTGIYLEKIRPYVEFLGTLGLIMIVLEASLDLKLTKERVPLIRNSFLSALLILFISSFLLAGVLYYWMEQPFRICLVYSIPFSIISSAIVIPTVVHLAPDKKEFLVYEASFSDIIGIMLFNFLITERVLKLGSLVTFGGTLILVILISLVASFLLFFTLARIKTHIKFFMIFALLLMLYGIGKIYHLPSLLLILVFGILINNFSSVPAIVTKHVDLSILPGLLEQMRSITAESAFLIRTFFFILFGYSIDIISLTHPEVVMMGTAIILVLLAVRFLYLKSFLKGNLFPELFLMPRGLITIILFYSIPEWLLLKNFNEGVLFFVIIATALLMMVGLATFKKEKTVEMEIM
- a CDS encoding DUF2569 domain-containing protein, which encodes MESNQTPYDRIGGVLILVAIMLILNPIRILYVILSVSFPAYQSIPESIAAFEVVLNVVFLLYSLVVPVYFFQRRKSAPILIIILFLFNMFFVAVNGTITQWLPSEIAGAAPKFRIGEFTIGAVWFLLWTVYFMISKRAKGTFIR
- a CDS encoding DNA alkylation repair protein; the encoded protein is MAALERVGTEKLRAAYVLHGATGNYFGVSTAQFKRLKKKIGSDQRLALELWKSNNIDAQILATMIVEQNAINESLMDDWITRIHYYAVADEFVGNVVALSSFAKLKMLQWINSNEEYVRRCGYTVMSYIAHEKESLSDDEFIQHLHAIGKEIQLMENRARQAMYEALIAIGQRNKLLNMEAMIVASQIGPVYIEHGDKKLKASHAMEILADKKLRESLS
- a CDS encoding SDR family oxidoreductase, which encodes MNILLSGANGYIGRRLLTTLVEKGHRVYCAVRDPARLHIPHSIRDKVEVVVCDMTVRETFDNLPQWIDAAYYLVHSMAQSDGHFGDLEKVCAENFANWVRTSHARQIIYLGGIANDPSLSHHLSSRVGVESILRSSGVPLTVLRAAIIIGSGSASFEIIRDLVEKLPIMITPKWLRSRCQPIAIRDVVRYLNSVLHHPLAYDKVFDIGGPDILSYKEMLMQFAKVRGYRRYIITIPVLTPRLSSYWLYFVTATSFPLAKALVDSMKNEVVCAVGNITELDATPCISFDESIRRAFTRIEQNEVISSWTDALSNSRFEPEFKEYIQIPEFGCLSDERVISVANVLQAVENIWQIGGKRGWYYMNFLWVIRGMIDKIFGGVGLRRGRRHPSEIQTGDTLDFWRVILADKVSRRLLLYAEMKLPGEAWLEFRFEGETLIQKATFRPRGLLGRLYWYGIYPLHVMVFRGMLKRIVTYRP
- a CDS encoding isoprenylcysteine carboxylmethyltransferase family protein: MKLKQFEHWAQKEYSPKQRLTLVIPALIFFCIFLPVLFLSASITADRSCELPLFHWGYWNGLIGLVCTIVGAWMGLWTVWTQFVLGRGTPSPFMPTQSLIITGPYRFCRNPMILGVFTAYVGLAIWAASPSGIMMCLIFILVASAYIKLIEEKELEARFGSTYTEYKKLTSFIFPVFRKNK